Proteins encoded by one window of Pseudonocardia sp. HH130629-09:
- a CDS encoding potassium channel family protein — protein sequence MPDTRSGPVRSLMTRLVIAVFALGATTLIVFFGRDGYLDNNGAGEISLLDALYYATVSLSTTGYGDIVPVSPMARGINIAVITPLRVLFLIVLVGTTVELLTERSRQSFRIQRWRSRVREHIVVVGYGTKGRAAVETLLGDDVDPGKIVVVDTDRARLDVASGLGLVTVSGNATRSAVLRIAGVQLATTLVVALDRDDTAVLVTLTARELSKSISIVAAVREAENVHLLRQSGASSVIVSDETAGRLLGVATRSPAVVEVVEDLLTPDAGFAISQRQVEPTEVGGSPRHLPDIVLGVVRGEQLHRVDSAAVDALERGDQLLYVRKATPPDEE from the coding sequence ATGCCGGACACGCGGTCGGGTCCGGTGCGCTCGCTGATGACCCGCCTGGTGATCGCGGTGTTCGCGCTCGGCGCGACGACGTTGATCGTCTTCTTCGGGCGCGACGGCTACCTCGACAACAACGGTGCGGGCGAGATCTCGCTGCTCGACGCCCTCTACTACGCGACGGTGTCGCTGTCGACGACCGGCTACGGCGACATCGTCCCGGTCAGCCCGATGGCCCGCGGCATCAACATCGCGGTGATCACCCCGTTGCGGGTGCTGTTCCTGATCGTCCTCGTCGGCACGACCGTCGAGCTGCTCACCGAGCGGTCGCGGCAGTCGTTCCGGATCCAGCGCTGGAGGTCGCGCGTGCGCGAGCACATCGTCGTCGTCGGCTACGGCACCAAGGGTCGTGCGGCGGTGGAGACGCTGCTGGGCGACGACGTGGACCCCGGGAAGATCGTCGTCGTCGACACCGACCGGGCGCGGCTGGACGTGGCGTCGGGGCTGGGGCTGGTCACCGTGTCCGGCAACGCGACCCGGTCCGCGGTACTGCGCATCGCCGGGGTGCAGCTGGCGACGACGCTGGTCGTCGCCCTGGACCGCGACGACACCGCGGTGCTGGTCACCCTGACCGCCCGCGAGCTGTCCAAGTCCATCTCGATCGTCGCCGCGGTGCGCGAGGCGGAGAACGTGCACCTGCTCCGCCAGTCCGGTGCCAGCTCGGTCATCGTGTCCGACGAGACGGCCGGTCGGTTGCTGGGCGTCGCGACCCGCTCGCCCGCGGTCGTCGAGGTGGTGGAGGACCTGCTCACCCCGGACGCCGGCTTCGCGATCTCCCAGCGCCAGGTCGAGCCGACCGAGGTCGGCGGCTCGCCGCGGCACCTGCCCGACATCGTGCTCGGCGTGGTGCGCGGCGAGCAGCTCCACCGGGTGGACTCCGCCGCCGTCGACGCGCTCGAGCGCGGCGACCAGCTGCTCTACGTCCGCAAGGCCACCCCGCCGGACGAGGAGTAG
- a CDS encoding exodeoxyribonuclease III — protein sequence MRLATWNVNSAKSRLPRLLPWLDEREPDVVCLQETKLSDDDFAASFDEALAERGYAWAHHGQGRWNGVALLSRVGLDDVVRGLPDEPAFTEGGLAEPDARAVTATCGGLRVTSVYVPNGRSPEDPHYAYKLRWLAALRDQVAAGDPDSTVVAGDVNIAPTDDDVWDRSLFDGATHVTPAERAALAALLGTGLRDVLRERWPDERVFSYWDYRAGRFHQDQGMRIDLVLAGSGPADRRAAVWVDRKARKGKLPSDHAPVVLDLDETPDGDVGPVVPPPSAPAPLSRRR from the coding sequence GTGCGTCTGGCCACCTGGAACGTGAACTCCGCGAAGTCCCGGCTGCCCCGGCTGCTGCCGTGGCTCGACGAACGGGAACCCGACGTCGTCTGCCTGCAGGAGACCAAGCTCTCCGACGACGACTTCGCCGCGAGCTTCGACGAGGCACTGGCCGAGCGCGGCTATGCGTGGGCGCACCACGGCCAGGGCCGGTGGAACGGTGTCGCCCTGCTGTCGCGGGTGGGGCTCGACGACGTCGTCCGCGGCCTGCCCGACGAGCCCGCCTTCACCGAGGGCGGGCTCGCCGAGCCGGACGCGCGCGCCGTCACAGCCACCTGCGGCGGACTGCGGGTCACCTCGGTGTACGTGCCGAACGGCCGCAGCCCGGAGGACCCGCACTACGCCTACAAGCTGCGCTGGCTCGCCGCGCTGCGCGACCAGGTCGCGGCGGGCGACCCGGACTCGACGGTCGTCGCCGGGGACGTCAACATCGCCCCCACCGACGACGACGTCTGGGACCGGTCCCTGTTCGACGGCGCCACCCACGTCACCCCCGCCGAGCGGGCCGCGCTCGCCGCGCTGCTCGGGACCGGGCTGCGCGACGTCCTGCGCGAGCGCTGGCCCGACGAGCGGGTCTTCAGCTACTGGGACTACCGGGCCGGCCGCTTTCACCAGGACCAAGGGATGCGGATCGACCTCGTGCTGGCCGGATCGGGCCCTGCCGACCGGCGTGCCGCCGTGTGGGTGGACCGCAAGGCACGCAAGGGGAAGCTGCCCAGCGACCATGCCCCGGTCGTCCTGGACCTGGACGAGACCCCCGACGGCGACGTCGGGCCGGTCGTCCCGCCGCCGTCGGCCCCGGCGCCGCTCAGCCGCCGGCGATAG
- a CDS encoding class F sortase: protein MTRRRWRPAGGARGAVALLLFGVVLLGSGAGLALGGDTRLEASDLGAVPAEPTAATRAVPAARVLPVLAPPDPVAVPGAPIAPREPWTVSAVFPRPAAGPGAASPPVVPAVLELPARGLAAPVDAVGTAPDGGMVVPEQVRTVGWWAPGVLPGGTTGSAVIAGHVDSRTQGIGFLSVLPQLVVGEPVVVRGADGRTAGYRVVARREYGKHDLPREVFRRDGDPQLVLITCGGVFDPAARSYESNIVVYAVPEP from the coding sequence GTGACCCGTCGGCGCTGGCGCCCGGCCGGGGGCGCCCGGGGAGCGGTCGCGCTGCTGCTCTTCGGCGTCGTCCTGCTGGGCTCCGGCGCCGGTCTCGCGCTCGGCGGTGACACCCGCCTGGAGGCGAGCGACCTCGGGGCGGTCCCCGCGGAACCCACCGCCGCGACGCGTGCGGTGCCGGCGGCCCGGGTACTGCCGGTCCTGGCGCCGCCCGACCCGGTCGCGGTACCCGGGGCCCCGATCGCGCCGCGCGAGCCGTGGACCGTCTCGGCGGTCTTCCCGCGCCCCGCGGCCGGGCCCGGCGCCGCGTCGCCGCCGGTCGTCCCGGCCGTCCTGGAGCTCCCCGCGCGCGGCCTGGCCGCACCCGTCGACGCGGTCGGCACCGCCCCGGACGGCGGGATGGTCGTCCCCGAGCAGGTGCGCACGGTCGGCTGGTGGGCACCCGGCGTCCTGCCGGGCGGCACGACCGGGAGCGCCGTGATCGCCGGCCACGTCGACTCGCGCACCCAGGGCATCGGGTTCCTGTCGGTGCTGCCGCAGCTCGTCGTGGGCGAGCCGGTCGTCGTGCGTGGTGCCGACGGCCGCACCGCCGGCTACCGGGTCGTCGCGCGTCGCGAGTACGGCAAGCACGACCTGCCCCGCGAGGTGTTCCGCCGCGACGGCGACCCGCAGCTCGTCCTGATCACCTGCGGCGGGGTGTTCGATCCGGCCGCACGGAGCTACGAGTCGAACATCGTTGTCTACGCCGTCCCGGAGCCCTGA
- a CDS encoding sensor histidine kinase, translating to MSADGDHERATPTARTSLRPRLSARRFRGAVAPGPDPTETLETGVAVAAGLREPAGSTAATEALRRLAGLCGADAAGLVRPGLPDSWWGPGRADGLALAGRTRGRRLTEAGRTALPVGDGPVLVLAGEVGSAAARRAAAFVADVLERARLADGEAEAEAARLRALRAQISPHFVYNALTTIASFVRSDPARARDLLETFAEFIRHSLAARGDYVPLAGEFRSVEAYLTLARAVLGERLRVQVRVAPEVLPVPVPVLALQPLVENAVQHGVERSADGGLVQVSGEAEGDVCVITVDDDGPGMSPEHARDVLAGTAEGAGLALVNVDRRLRAVYGPGHGLVIETAPGAGTRIVLRIPRFQPGVVI from the coding sequence GTGTCGGCCGACGGGGACCACGAACGTGCGACGCCGACCGCGCGCACGTCGCTGCGGCCGCGGCTGAGCGCACGCCGGTTCCGCGGTGCCGTCGCACCGGGTCCGGACCCGACCGAGACGCTCGAGACGGGCGTCGCCGTGGCCGCAGGCCTGCGCGAACCGGCCGGGTCCACCGCCGCGACCGAGGCGTTGCGCCGGCTCGCCGGGCTCTGCGGTGCCGACGCCGCGGGCCTGGTCCGGCCCGGCCTGCCCGACTCCTGGTGGGGCCCCGGCCGCGCGGACGGCCTCGCGCTCGCCGGACGGACCCGCGGGCGGCGGCTCACCGAGGCCGGCCGCACCGCACTGCCCGTCGGCGACGGGCCGGTGCTCGTCCTGGCCGGTGAGGTCGGGTCCGCGGCGGCCCGCCGGGCCGCCGCCTTCGTCGCCGACGTCCTCGAACGCGCCCGCCTCGCCGACGGCGAGGCCGAGGCCGAGGCCGCCCGGCTGCGCGCGCTGCGGGCCCAGATCTCGCCGCACTTCGTCTACAACGCGCTCACCACGATCGCCTCGTTCGTCCGCTCGGACCCGGCGCGCGCCCGCGACCTGCTGGAGACCTTCGCCGAGTTCATCCGGCACTCGCTGGCCGCACGCGGCGACTACGTGCCGCTGGCCGGGGAGTTCCGGTCGGTCGAGGCCTACCTGACCCTCGCCCGCGCAGTGCTGGGCGAGCGGCTGCGAGTGCAGGTACGGGTGGCGCCGGAAGTGTTGCCGGTGCCGGTCCCGGTGCTGGCGCTCCAGCCGCTGGTGGAGAACGCGGTGCAGCACGGCGTCGAGCGCTCCGCCGACGGCGGGCTGGTGCAGGTCAGCGGCGAGGCCGAGGGGGACGTCTGCGTCATCACCGTCGACGACGACGGTCCGGGGATGAGCCCCGAGCACGCCCGCGACGTGCTCGCCGGGACCGCCGAGGGGGCCGGGCTGGCGCTGGTGAACGTCGACCGCAGGCTGCGCGCGGTCTACGGCCCCGGCCACGGCCTGGTCATCGAGACCGCACCCGGCGCGGGCACCCGGATCGTGCTGCGGATCCCGCGGTTCCAGCCCGGGGTGGTGATCTGA
- a CDS encoding aldehyde dehydrogenase family protein, whose amino-acid sequence MSSTVTAPQETTEAPEYAAVREAAQRARAAAPAVRAAGEGRIDDALRAAASLIRDRAHELLEVNAADVATAERNGMAAGLLDRLRLDPERLAGIATQLEVLAATPEPPTEWPVRTLETGERVFERRIPVGVIGAVFEARPNVTVDVASQVLKARSAAVLRTGSAALGSATALVEQVLRPALADAGLPEAAVQLVPLPGHAGAEALVGLPDLVPLVVVRGSGDVTRKLSVLGATAGTRVLAHADGGGVLYLDASATEADVTRLVTDSTDRLGVCNRLNLLLIDRPVYDTLLPVAKAALDARGVALSLPPHDHPLSHEWALDSGAEAHVTVAVVDGPDDAADTAVRETSGLAATICAADEQVARRFIDRYTGTGVFWNAPSRLLDGYKLLGLPETGINVDHTPGPRGPVTYRDLGLRQFVILPPEHA is encoded by the coding sequence GTGAGCAGCACCGTGACCGCCCCGCAGGAGACGACCGAGGCCCCGGAGTACGCCGCGGTCCGTGAGGCCGCGCAGCGCGCCCGGGCCGCCGCCCCGGCCGTCCGCGCGGCGGGCGAGGGCCGGATCGACGACGCCCTGCGCGCCGCCGCGTCGCTGATCCGGGACCGTGCGCACGAGCTGCTTGAGGTCAACGCCGCCGACGTCGCGACGGCCGAGCGGAACGGCATGGCCGCGGGTCTGCTCGACCGGCTGCGGCTGGACCCCGAGCGGCTCGCGGGCATCGCCACCCAGCTCGAGGTGCTCGCCGCGACCCCCGAGCCGCCCACCGAGTGGCCGGTCCGCACGCTGGAGACCGGCGAGCGGGTGTTCGAGCGACGCATCCCGGTCGGCGTCATCGGCGCGGTGTTCGAGGCCCGACCGAACGTGACGGTGGACGTCGCCTCGCAGGTCCTCAAGGCCCGCAGCGCCGCCGTCCTGCGCACCGGGTCGGCCGCGCTCGGCAGCGCCACCGCACTCGTCGAGCAGGTGCTGCGCCCCGCACTGGCCGACGCCGGGCTCCCCGAGGCCGCCGTCCAGCTCGTCCCGCTGCCCGGCCATGCCGGCGCCGAGGCACTGGTCGGGCTGCCCGACCTGGTGCCGCTGGTCGTCGTCCGCGGGTCCGGGGACGTCACCCGCAAGCTGTCGGTGCTCGGCGCGACCGCGGGTACCCGGGTGCTCGCCCACGCCGACGGCGGCGGGGTGCTCTACCTCGACGCCAGCGCCACCGAGGCCGACGTCACCCGCCTGGTCACCGACTCGACCGACCGGCTCGGCGTCTGCAACCGGCTGAACCTGCTGCTCATCGACCGGCCCGTCTACGACACCCTGCTGCCGGTCGCGAAGGCCGCCCTCGACGCCCGCGGCGTCGCGCTGTCGCTGCCCCCGCACGACCACCCGCTCAGCCACGAGTGGGCCCTGGACTCCGGGGCGGAGGCGCACGTGACCGTCGCCGTCGTCGACGGGCCGGACGACGCCGCCGACACCGCAGTCCGGGAGACCTCCGGCCTGGCCGCGACGATCTGCGCCGCCGACGAGCAGGTCGCCCGGCGCTTCATCGACCGCTACACCGGCACCGGGGTGTTCTGGAACGCGCCGTCGCGGCTCCTCGACGGCTACAAGCTGCTCGGGCTGCCCGAGACCGGCATCAACGTCGACCACACCCCCGGCCCGCGCGGCCCGGTCACCTACCGCGACCTCGGACTGCGCCAGTTCGTGATCCTGCCGCCCGAGCACGCCTGA
- a CDS encoding transketolase family protein encodes MTGFALLTDTQHATTSESATLPDLRERFYGLLPELLASDPRAVALLADIGAGYIYAPAAVADRVINLGIREQLLVSAAGGLALAGMRPVVHTFAPFLVERPYEQLKLDLGHQGVGAVLVSAGGSYDMAGAGETHFGPRDVPLLDTLEGWTVHVPGHADEAEAQLRAALPGDDRVYLRLSGASNARPYGTGPSMTVLRRGSRGTVVAVGPLADRTLAAVEGLDVTVLYPPTVRPFDTVTLRATLSEPDVVLVEPYLAGTSLRPVAETLRDVRHRVLGLGVGAAELRRYGRPDDHAAAHGLDVAGIRRSVTRFLS; translated from the coding sequence ATGACGGGCTTTGCTCTGCTCACCGATACGCAGCACGCCACCACCTCCGAGTCCGCGACCCTGCCCGACCTGCGGGAACGCTTCTACGGCCTGCTGCCCGAGCTGCTCGCGTCCGACCCGCGGGCCGTCGCGCTGCTGGCCGACATCGGCGCCGGCTACATCTACGCACCGGCCGCCGTCGCCGACCGGGTGATCAACCTCGGCATCCGCGAGCAGCTGCTCGTCTCCGCCGCCGGCGGGCTCGCGCTGGCCGGGATGCGCCCGGTCGTCCACACCTTCGCGCCGTTCCTCGTCGAACGGCCCTACGAGCAGCTCAAGCTCGACCTCGGCCATCAGGGCGTCGGTGCGGTGCTGGTGTCGGCCGGCGGGTCCTACGACATGGCGGGCGCGGGCGAGACCCACTTCGGCCCGCGCGACGTGCCGCTGCTCGACACCCTCGAGGGCTGGACCGTGCATGTGCCCGGGCACGCCGACGAGGCCGAGGCGCAGCTGCGCGCCGCCCTGCCCGGCGACGACCGGGTCTACCTCCGGCTGTCGGGCGCGTCCAACGCGCGGCCGTACGGCACCGGGCCGTCGATGACGGTGCTGCGCCGCGGGAGCCGGGGGACGGTCGTCGCGGTCGGGCCGCTGGCGGACCGGACGCTCGCCGCCGTGGAGGGGCTCGACGTCACCGTGCTCTACCCGCCCACGGTGCGCCCGTTCGACACGGTCACGCTGCGCGCCACCCTGTCCGAGCCGGACGTCGTGCTCGTCGAGCCCTACCTGGCCGGGACCTCGCTGCGGCCGGTGGCCGAGACGCTGCGCGACGTGCGGCACCGGGTGCTCGGGCTCGGGGTCGGCGCGGCCGAGCTGCGCCGCTACGGCCGCCCGGACGACCACGCAGCCGCCCACGGCCTGGACGTCGCGGGCATCCGGCGATCGGTGACGCGCTTCCTCTCGTAG
- a CDS encoding DUF4142 domain-containing protein, protein MTRRTMTSPRRISRTVGAAVAAAALVGLTACGGETPQVPNLPDNLPQVPGVGDPRQAFGDAHQKALGLAALGGIGLEQGVGNTVKELAPQVQGEGQQLNDKLRGLASAIGVSLPDQVSPEIQAQVDDLKARTGEQFDQGWLQAAQAQVGALSDQAQQLLNVPGLPPEQLDQARAQLTNLGELKTKLDQAAAAAGATTPGSGNADGNGSGADGNAAGDGTAPGNGSGNGAGNGAGNGAGNGAGNGAGNGAGNGSASGSGSPAVDAGTGGQAASASDVALPVALGGAGLLLLVAGAVRLRRARA, encoded by the coding sequence ATGACGCGTAGGACCATGACCAGCCCGCGCCGGATCAGCCGCACCGTCGGTGCCGCCGTCGCCGCGGCCGCGCTCGTCGGACTGACCGCCTGTGGTGGCGAGACTCCGCAGGTGCCGAACCTGCCGGACAACCTGCCGCAGGTCCCGGGCGTCGGTGACCCGCGCCAGGCGTTCGGCGACGCCCACCAGAAGGCCCTCGGGCTCGCCGCGCTCGGCGGCATCGGCCTGGAGCAGGGCGTCGGGAACACGGTCAAGGAGCTCGCGCCGCAGGTGCAGGGCGAGGGCCAGCAGCTCAACGACAAGCTGCGGGGGCTGGCGTCGGCGATCGGGGTCTCGCTGCCCGACCAGGTCTCCCCGGAGATCCAGGCCCAGGTCGACGACCTGAAGGCCCGCACCGGTGAGCAGTTCGACCAGGGCTGGCTACAGGCTGCGCAGGCCCAGGTCGGAGCGCTCAGCGACCAGGCCCAGCAGCTGCTGAACGTGCCCGGCCTGCCGCCGGAGCAGCTCGACCAGGCCCGGGCGCAGCTGACGAACCTGGGTGAGCTGAAGACCAAGCTGGACCAGGCCGCGGCCGCGGCCGGCGCCACGACCCCGGGCTCGGGCAATGCCGACGGGAACGGCTCCGGCGCCGACGGGAACGCCGCCGGAGACGGGACCGCGCCCGGCAACGGCTCCGGCAACGGGGCCGGCAACGGGGCCGGCAACGGGGCCGGCAACGGGGCCGGCAACGGGGCCGGCAACGGGGCCGGCAACGGCTCTGCCTCCGGTTCCGGCTCGCCCGCCGTCGACGCCGGCACCGGCGGCCAGGCGGCGTCGGCGTCCGACGTCGCGCTGCCGGTCGCGCTCGGCGGTGCCGGGCTGCTGCTGCTCGTCGCCGGCGCCGTCCGGCTGCGTCGCGCCCGCGCGTGA